A genomic region of Synechococcus sp. NOUM97013 contains the following coding sequences:
- a CDS encoding CPBP family intramembrane glutamic endopeptidase has translation MTSPPTGRSSAAPIWKVLLALLSLVLATTVWVLGLVDSVSKPSVAPALSLEQQEMALLAEPKVPAPLQSLLVGADPSAALLNSLRQTPLDRLDDRQALLFAALESDPKYLRTLQESAPHSDPFPELQKSLTDLDARDVSANDRARLLTQAPDPLVRRLACEALGGDPTSCLDPRSASAAARRLVISELLPLLALLLGGLLLIRHLWLLVRRRLAPWPALVAPPLGPLDMVLLVAGGFVVLGEVIAPVVVLPVAGLLTRGLTAPLSQGITVLFGYIALAVPPLLILRQQLKTVDASPSPPGGWLQWRPQPVGTAVLQALRGWLMVMPPVVLTSWLVSRVIGDQGGSNPLLEIVLTSNSSLALFLLATTAVVLAPLFEETIFRGVLLPVLGRSLGRAGGVLVSALVFAVAHLSLGELAPLLVLGLGLGLLRLSTGRLLPCVVMHALWNGVTFLNLLLLGS, from the coding sequence GTGACCAGTCCACCCACGGGACGTTCTTCGGCAGCTCCGATCTGGAAGGTGTTGCTGGCACTCCTCTCGCTGGTCCTGGCCACCACTGTCTGGGTGCTCGGTCTGGTTGACAGTGTCAGCAAGCCATCAGTCGCTCCCGCGCTCTCCCTGGAGCAGCAGGAGATGGCTCTGCTGGCTGAGCCGAAGGTGCCAGCACCGCTGCAATCGCTTCTTGTGGGTGCCGATCCCAGCGCTGCTCTGCTGAACAGCCTGCGCCAAACCCCTCTCGATCGTCTTGATGATCGTCAGGCGCTGCTGTTCGCCGCGTTGGAGTCCGACCCTAAGTATCTGCGCACTCTCCAGGAGTCTGCGCCTCACTCCGACCCATTTCCGGAGCTCCAGAAGTCTCTGACGGACCTCGACGCTCGCGATGTGTCGGCCAATGATCGCGCCAGGTTGCTGACGCAGGCTCCTGATCCACTGGTCCGTCGGTTGGCCTGTGAGGCTCTGGGTGGTGATCCCACGTCGTGTCTTGATCCCCGATCGGCAAGCGCGGCGGCCAGGCGGCTGGTCATCAGTGAGCTTCTGCCCTTGTTGGCGTTGCTGCTCGGGGGGCTCTTGCTGATCCGTCATCTGTGGCTGCTGGTGCGCCGCCGCCTTGCCCCTTGGCCTGCGCTCGTGGCACCACCCCTCGGTCCACTGGACATGGTGCTGCTGGTAGCCGGTGGATTCGTCGTGCTCGGTGAGGTCATTGCGCCTGTGGTGGTGTTGCCCGTGGCCGGGTTGCTCACCCGAGGGCTTACTGCACCCCTCTCCCAAGGCATCACCGTGCTGTTCGGCTACATCGCGCTGGCTGTCCCGCCATTGCTGATCCTGCGTCAGCAGCTCAAAACAGTCGATGCGTCGCCATCTCCTCCGGGTGGTTGGTTGCAGTGGCGACCCCAGCCCGTTGGAACGGCTGTGCTGCAGGCCCTGCGAGGTTGGCTGATGGTGATGCCCCCCGTCGTGCTGACGAGTTGGCTGGTGTCGCGGGTGATCGGCGACCAGGGCGGCAGCAACCCCCTGCTGGAAATTGTGCTGACCAGCAACAGTTCCTTGGCTCTGTTTCTGCTCGCCACCACGGCGGTGGTGCTGGCGCCGCTGTTCGAAGAAACCATTTTCCGAGGTGTGCTGCTGCCTGTTCTCGGGCGGTCGCTGGGTCGTGCCGGCGGCGTATTGGTCAGTGCCTTGGTGTTTGCGGTCGCGCATCTCAGTCTTGGTGAACTGGCGCCGCTGTTGGTGCTGGGTCTGGGGCTGGGGTTGTTGCGACTGAGCACAGGGCGCCTGCTGCCCTGCGTCGTGATGCACGCGCTCTGGAACGGCGTCACCTTCCTGAACCTTCTCTTGCTGGGCAGCTGA
- a CDS encoding histidine phosphatase family protein, with amino-acid sequence MSLRLLLVRHGLSSFNMERRIQGRDDLSTLTTTGEEQARRTGQALADVPVTAVYSSPLKRAASTATGVLAERSDNLSPSFDDGLLEIDLEPWSGLTADERAERFPEEFATWKRQPEALELTRADGRRYKPLQDLMQQAREFLDALIRKHPVDGNDTVLIVGHNAILRCLIVTLLGEPEQGFRRLRLDNASLSIFNLSPKADGHQVQIECLNSTAHLEPPLPSKGKGARLILVRHGETNWNRDGRFQGQIDIPLNSNGHAQAEAARGFLADVPIQKAISSSMTRPRETAEGILKSHPGVTLEQTDGLVEIGHGLWEGKLESEIKAEWGDLLEEWKRTPETVQMPEGETIQDVWERSVQSWNTIANGLDSAETALVVAHDAVNKTILCHLLGLTPADIWAVKQGNGGVTVVDMPTEPGQPAVVACLNLTSHLGGVLDRTAAGAL; translated from the coding sequence GTGTCCTTGCGTCTCCTCCTCGTTCGCCACGGTCTCAGCAGCTTCAATATGGAGCGACGAATTCAAGGGCGCGATGACCTCTCAACGCTGACCACAACCGGCGAGGAACAGGCCCGTCGCACAGGCCAGGCGCTGGCTGATGTGCCAGTGACAGCGGTGTATAGCTCCCCGTTGAAACGGGCAGCATCCACAGCCACCGGTGTGCTGGCTGAACGCAGTGACAATCTGTCCCCCAGCTTTGATGACGGTCTTCTCGAGATTGATCTGGAACCCTGGAGCGGACTGACCGCCGACGAGCGGGCTGAGCGATTTCCCGAGGAATTCGCCACCTGGAAACGTCAGCCCGAAGCCTTGGAGCTGACCCGTGCCGATGGACGTCGCTACAAGCCCCTGCAGGACCTGATGCAACAGGCGCGGGAGTTTCTCGACGCACTGATCAGAAAGCACCCCGTGGATGGCAACGACACGGTTCTGATCGTTGGGCACAACGCCATTCTGCGCTGCCTGATCGTGACGCTCCTCGGTGAGCCAGAACAGGGATTCCGGCGTCTCCGCCTAGACAATGCTTCGCTTTCGATTTTCAACCTCAGCCCCAAAGCTGATGGGCATCAGGTGCAGATCGAGTGCCTCAACAGCACGGCTCACCTCGAACCCCCGCTGCCGAGCAAGGGCAAGGGAGCAAGGCTGATCCTGGTGCGACATGGGGAAACGAACTGGAACCGTGACGGTCGCTTTCAGGGGCAGATCGACATTCCGCTCAACAGCAATGGCCATGCCCAGGCTGAAGCCGCCCGAGGTTTTCTGGCCGATGTGCCGATCCAGAAAGCCATCAGCAGCTCAATGACGCGCCCGAGGGAAACAGCGGAGGGGATCCTGAAATCCCATCCCGGCGTCACCCTGGAGCAAACCGACGGTCTCGTCGAAATCGGCCATGGCCTCTGGGAAGGGAAGCTGGAATCCGAAATCAAGGCGGAATGGGGTGATCTGCTCGAGGAATGGAAGCGCACACCGGAAACCGTCCAGATGCCGGAAGGGGAAACCATCCAGGATGTCTGGGAGCGATCGGTTCAGAGCTGGAACACGATCGCCAATGGTCTGGATTCAGCCGAAACCGCTCTGGTGGTGGCCCATGACGCCGTCAACAAAACCATCCTCTGCCACCTGCTGGGACTGACTCCTGCAGACATTTGGGCCGTTAAACAAGGCAATGGCGGCGTCACGGTGGTCGACATGCCCACAGAACCGGGCCAGCCTGCAGTAGTGGCCTGCCTGAATCTCACCTCCCACTTGGGTGGGGTTCTCGATCGCACAGCCGCTGGAGCGCTCTGA
- a CDS encoding dihydroorotase encodes MTEMLLLDPVQVLQGPGHAVEIGGAALFRDGRLEALGDTARTAGRAADITAQDAAHQLLAPCLVDAHSFLHEPFQGQGETLTSLMRSAGAGGFGQIALLPDGNARCERPEHLQGFQLKDCDVDVHLWAGFSQGGDGERLTPHADLIEAGAVGLSDGGSIPSMALIDRALTLGECGSAPILIAPLDLNLRGEGLLREGPEALRAGWPGDPPSSETVPLSQLAQLQQEHPDRRLLVMGVSTAESVALLQRQPKRPGSTVSWWHLIQSSNDSAATAASWFVSPSLGNEGDRQGLIEGLRNGVIDAVAVHALPLDDEECLLPPDQRQRGVTGHQHVLPALWQALVVTHGWSAEQLWAILSFKPSTLLGLKPEQLAIGSNRWLLFDPELTWTPSRDDPSASNAANQPWLHRAITGKVVDCGLRTPESHCG; translated from the coding sequence ATGACCGAGATGCTGCTGCTCGACCCCGTCCAGGTGCTTCAGGGCCCAGGACATGCCGTTGAGATCGGTGGAGCAGCGCTCTTCCGAGATGGCCGGCTGGAAGCACTCGGCGACACAGCGCGGACGGCTGGTCGTGCAGCGGACATCACCGCACAAGATGCCGCGCACCAATTGCTCGCGCCCTGCCTGGTGGATGCACATTCGTTCCTTCACGAACCGTTTCAAGGCCAGGGGGAGACCCTTACCAGCCTGATGCGTTCCGCTGGAGCCGGCGGCTTTGGCCAGATCGCTCTGCTGCCCGATGGCAACGCGCGCTGTGAACGTCCGGAACACCTGCAGGGCTTTCAGTTAAAGGACTGCGATGTGGACGTGCATCTCTGGGCTGGTTTCAGTCAAGGCGGAGATGGTGAGCGGCTCACCCCTCATGCCGATCTAATCGAAGCCGGTGCTGTTGGACTGTCTGACGGTGGTTCCATCCCATCCATGGCCTTGATCGATCGGGCACTCACCCTGGGGGAGTGCGGATCAGCACCGATCCTGATCGCGCCCCTCGACCTCAACCTTCGGGGCGAAGGACTGCTGCGTGAAGGACCGGAAGCACTGAGGGCCGGTTGGCCGGGTGATCCCCCGAGCAGCGAAACGGTACCGCTCAGCCAGCTTGCTCAGCTCCAGCAAGAACATCCCGACCGCCGGCTGCTGGTGATGGGCGTATCGACAGCTGAAAGCGTTGCGTTGCTGCAGCGTCAGCCCAAGCGTCCCGGTTCAACCGTGAGTTGGTGGCACCTGATCCAGAGCAGCAACGACAGCGCCGCAACCGCCGCGTCTTGGTTCGTCTCGCCATCCCTGGGCAATGAGGGAGATCGGCAGGGACTGATCGAGGGTCTACGCAACGGAGTGATTGATGCCGTGGCAGTCCATGCCTTGCCCTTGGATGACGAGGAGTGTCTGCTGCCACCGGATCAGCGCCAACGGGGCGTCACCGGCCATCAACACGTCCTGCCCGCTCTTTGGCAGGCCTTGGTTGTGACGCACGGATGGAGCGCCGAACAGCTCTGGGCCATCCTGAGCTTCAAGCCGTCGACATTGCTTGGACTGAAGCCGGAGCAGCTCGCGATCGGCAGCAACCGCTGGCTGTTGTTCGACCCCGAGCTGACTTGGACGCCATCGCGGGATGATCCTTCCGCATCAAACGCAGCCAATCAACCCTGGCTGCATCGAGCCATCACCGGGAAAGTGGTGGATTGCGGCCTCAGGACCCCAGAGAGCCACTGCGGTTAA
- the lepB gene encoding signal peptidase I, whose amino-acid sequence MPDPQPDASSKGAESPSGSSPAPAPASTRKSHPFWDFWGPVLFTLALYLGIRHYVAEARFIPSGSMLPGLQIQDRLLVEKLTYAGRPPRRGEIVVFNSPHAFDPALKTTDSPPLFRCALANFPLIGLIPGVSHPACDAYIKRVVAIGGDQVTVNPRGAVTVNGVPLDEPYVTNYCTLDDQGMSLCRTLNVTVPEGHVLVLGDNRANSWDGRYWPGGPFLPEDEIIGRAFWRFWPLNRSGSLGS is encoded by the coding sequence TTGCCTGACCCTCAGCCCGACGCCTCATCCAAAGGAGCTGAGTCTCCTTCGGGTTCCTCGCCAGCGCCTGCCCCTGCTTCGACCCGCAAATCGCATCCCTTCTGGGATTTCTGGGGTCCTGTGCTGTTCACGCTTGCCTTATATCTCGGCATCCGGCATTACGTCGCAGAAGCACGGTTCATTCCTTCGGGCTCCATGTTGCCCGGCTTGCAAATCCAGGATCGCCTGCTGGTCGAGAAGCTCACCTATGCCGGTCGGCCGCCGCGTCGCGGAGAAATTGTGGTGTTCAACTCTCCGCATGCCTTTGATCCAGCGTTGAAAACCACCGACTCTCCACCGCTGTTCCGTTGTGCTTTGGCCAATTTCCCGCTGATTGGATTGATCCCTGGCGTCAGCCACCCCGCCTGTGATGCCTACATCAAGCGTGTCGTCGCCATCGGTGGTGATCAGGTGACCGTTAATCCCCGCGGTGCAGTGACGGTCAATGGTGTCCCACTCGATGAGCCTTACGTCACCAACTACTGCACGCTGGATGATCAGGGGATGAGCCTCTGCCGCACCCTGAATGTGACGGTGCCTGAAGGGCATGTGCTGGTGTTGGGTGACAATCGAGCCAACAGTTGGGATGGTCGCTACTGGCCGGGTGGGCCCTTTCTTCCCGAGGATGAAATCATCGGTCGGGCGTTCTGGCGGTTTTGGCCCCTTAACCGCAGTGGCTCTCTGGGGTCCTGA
- a CDS encoding Spx/MgsR family RNA polymerase-binding regulatory protein has product MADYTVFSYSRCSTCRKALTWLESQGLSCHVVDITLEPPSLDWLSEAADQFGSLKPLFNTSGQSYRALGAAAVKAMTRDQALQALASDGKLIKRPFLRGPDGRFLTGFKPEVWEAELLD; this is encoded by the coding sequence TTGGCTGATTACACCGTTTTCAGTTATTCACGTTGCAGCACCTGCAGAAAGGCCCTGACTTGGCTTGAGAGTCAGGGCCTTTCCTGTCATGTCGTCGACATCACGCTTGAGCCTCCCTCGCTCGATTGGCTCTCGGAAGCTGCCGACCAGTTCGGCAGTCTCAAGCCGCTGTTCAACACCAGTGGCCAGAGCTACCGCGCCCTTGGTGCAGCTGCTGTCAAGGCCATGACCCGTGACCAGGCATTGCAGGCCCTCGCTTCCGACGGAAAGTTGATCAAGCGCCCCTTCCTGCGTGGCCCTGATGGTCGGTTTTTGACGGGCTTCAAGCCTGAGGTCTGGGAGGCTGAACTGCTGGATTGA
- a CDS encoding 2Fe-2S iron-sulfur cluster-binding protein, with protein MPTIRFEQEGQQVGCIEGANLRKAALSAGVNPYKGLNNLNNCGGVGQCGTCVIEVIEGAQNLSPRSDVEEVYLADRPANYRLSCRTSVNGDVTVRTRPQDGVGQGSNSLIGAVKSLLGR; from the coding sequence GTGCCCACCATCCGTTTCGAGCAGGAAGGCCAGCAAGTCGGCTGTATTGAAGGCGCCAATCTGCGGAAAGCGGCTCTCTCGGCCGGTGTGAACCCCTACAAAGGTCTGAACAATCTCAACAACTGTGGTGGCGTCGGTCAGTGCGGCACCTGTGTGATTGAAGTGATTGAAGGCGCCCAGAACCTTTCGCCTCGCAGTGATGTGGAAGAGGTCTACCTGGCCGACCGTCCTGCCAACTACCGCTTGAGCTGCCGCACCAGCGTCAATGGTGACGTCACGGTCCGCACGCGTCCTCAGGATGGCGTCGGTCAGGGCTCCAACAGCTTGATTGGTGCTGTGAAGAGCCTGCTGGGTCGCTGA
- a CDS encoding inorganic diphosphatase, giving the protein MDLRALTPSPSPGLINLIVEIPAGSSNKYEYLEDAGVMALDRVLHSAVRYPFDYGFVPNTLAEDGSPLDAMVIMAEPTFAGCLIHARPIGVLDMHDMGHYDGKILCVPAADPRQSSIQSIRQIAPSQLEDVAEFFRTYKNMEGRVTSIGGWRDVEAVQPLLETCVAAASQ; this is encoded by the coding sequence ATGGATCTCAGGGCTCTTACACCGTCACCCTCTCCAGGGCTGATCAATCTGATCGTTGAGATCCCTGCCGGAAGCAGCAATAAGTACGAATACCTCGAAGATGCCGGGGTGATGGCGCTGGACCGTGTGCTCCATTCAGCGGTGCGTTATCCCTTCGATTACGGCTTCGTCCCGAACACACTCGCTGAAGATGGATCACCGCTCGATGCCATGGTGATCATGGCCGAGCCCACCTTTGCCGGATGTCTGATCCATGCCAGGCCCATTGGTGTGCTCGACATGCACGACATGGGGCACTACGACGGCAAGATTCTGTGTGTTCCCGCAGCCGATCCTCGTCAAAGCAGCATTCAGAGCATCCGCCAGATCGCACCCAGTCAGCTGGAGGATGTGGCTGAATTCTTTCGTACTTATAAAAATATGGAAGGGCGCGTGACCAGCATCGGTGGCTGGCGCGATGTGGAAGCCGTGCAGCCTCTGCTCGAGACCTGTGTCGCAGCGGCATCCCAATAG
- a CDS encoding resolvase, with protein MFPRSLDVSVPSITESGELRGDATAALSQSDALVGIDDVQKSLNRSRASVYRYTNTDPRNLNPPFNPRKLNPEYRSDQKDPLLFHPNEVARFAKDVLRIKEVTVEVLNSPSTATQQVLGAILEELRLIRTRLDGLPEAPSDLASRRDRQDRPAA; from the coding sequence ATGTTTCCTCGGTCGCTTGATGTTTCGGTGCCCTCTATCACCGAATCTGGGGAATTGCGAGGCGACGCTACCGCTGCTCTTTCGCAATCAGATGCTTTGGTTGGGATCGACGATGTTCAGAAATCTCTAAACCGTTCAAGGGCGTCTGTTTACCGTTACACCAACACTGATCCCCGCAACCTCAATCCTCCCTTCAATCCTCGCAAGCTCAATCCCGAATACAGGAGTGATCAGAAAGATCCGCTGCTGTTTCACCCCAATGAAGTCGCCCGATTCGCCAAGGACGTCCTGAGGATCAAGGAAGTCACTGTTGAAGTGCTCAACTCGCCTTCGACGGCCACCCAGCAAGTGCTCGGGGCAATCCTCGAGGAACTGCGTTTAATCCGCACCCGGCTGGATGGGCTGCCTGAGGCGCCCTCGGATCTTGCTTCCCGCAGGGATCGACAGGACAGGCCTGCTGCATAA
- a CDS encoding proline--tRNA ligase: protein MRVSRLTLVTLRDVPADAEIPSHQLLVRGGYIRRVGSGIYAYLPLMWRVLRKISAIVREELDALGALETLLPQLQPAELWERSGRWQGYTAGEGIMFHLEDRQERNLGLGPTHEEVITDLAGDLLRSYKQLPVTLYQIQTKFRDEIRPRFGLMRGREFIMKDAYSFHADEKDLEETYAAMAGAYARIFERCGLNAVGVDADSGAIGGAASQEFMVTADAGEDLILTSSDSSYAANQEKAVSIPSTAQALPAGNEHTLETPGQITIEQLCAAHGFSPTQVIKVLVLVARLDDGREQPVLVSLRGDQELNEVKLTNTLSRRLESAVLDVAPVTADQVRKQGLAPLAFGSLGPDLDDAVLKGARTWQDCFERLADPTAMEVARFVCGSNTPDEHRWGASWSSMPQQHSADVRNAQAGDRCIHNEDATLEERRGIEVGHIFQLGRKYSDALDARFTNKDGKQESLLMGCYGIGISRLAQAAVEQHHDDAGICWPVTIAPFQVIVVVANIKDSIQLDLGESLYQKLKSAGLDALLDDRGERAGVKFKDADLIGIPWRIVVGRDATEGQVELMERATRTSETLPHEDALKRLIDTIPAGVRI, encoded by the coding sequence ATGCGCGTCTCCCGCCTCACGTTGGTGACGTTGCGGGATGTCCCCGCAGATGCAGAGATTCCGTCACATCAACTGCTGGTCCGCGGTGGATACATCCGACGCGTCGGATCAGGGATTTATGCCTATCTGCCGCTGATGTGGAGGGTGTTGCGCAAGATCAGCGCGATTGTGCGCGAGGAGCTTGACGCCCTCGGCGCTCTCGAGACCCTGCTGCCGCAATTGCAACCTGCCGAACTTTGGGAACGCAGCGGGCGCTGGCAGGGATACACGGCAGGTGAAGGAATCATGTTCCACCTCGAAGATCGCCAGGAAAGAAACCTCGGTCTCGGTCCAACCCATGAAGAGGTGATCACCGATCTGGCAGGAGACCTGCTGCGTTCTTACAAACAACTCCCCGTCACGCTCTACCAGATCCAGACGAAATTCAGGGATGAGATCCGTCCCCGGTTCGGATTAATGCGCGGGCGTGAATTCATCATGAAGGACGCCTACTCCTTCCATGCTGACGAGAAAGACCTGGAGGAAACCTATGCGGCCATGGCTGGGGCCTATGCACGCATTTTCGAGCGCTGCGGTCTCAATGCCGTCGGCGTGGATGCCGACAGTGGCGCCATCGGAGGTGCTGCCTCACAGGAGTTCATGGTCACCGCCGATGCCGGGGAGGACCTCATCTTGACCAGCTCGGATAGCAGCTACGCCGCCAACCAAGAGAAAGCTGTCTCCATTCCATCGACGGCCCAGGCTTTGCCAGCCGGCAACGAGCACACCCTGGAAACCCCCGGCCAAATCACCATCGAGCAGCTTTGCGCAGCTCATGGGTTCAGTCCCACCCAGGTCATCAAAGTGCTGGTGTTGGTGGCGCGACTGGACGATGGACGCGAACAACCGGTGCTTGTGAGCCTTCGCGGCGACCAGGAACTGAATGAAGTGAAGCTGACCAACACACTCAGCCGCCGCCTGGAATCAGCCGTGTTGGATGTCGCTCCGGTCACAGCTGATCAGGTCCGAAAGCAAGGCCTGGCACCGCTGGCCTTCGGATCCCTTGGCCCTGACCTGGACGATGCGGTTCTGAAAGGAGCACGCACTTGGCAGGACTGTTTTGAACGACTGGCAGATCCGACGGCAATGGAGGTCGCCCGTTTTGTCTGCGGCTCCAACACTCCTGACGAGCATCGCTGGGGGGCCAGCTGGTCATCCATGCCTCAACAGCATTCCGCGGATGTGCGCAATGCCCAGGCAGGCGATCGCTGCATTCACAACGAAGACGCCACGTTGGAAGAACGACGTGGCATCGAAGTCGGCCACATCTTCCAGCTAGGCCGCAAATACTCCGATGCCTTGGACGCGCGTTTCACCAACAAGGACGGGAAACAGGAATCTCTGTTGATGGGCTGCTACGGCATCGGTATCTCAAGGCTGGCGCAGGCAGCGGTTGAACAGCATCACGATGACGCCGGCATCTGCTGGCCCGTGACCATCGCACCGTTCCAGGTGATTGTCGTCGTCGCAAACATCAAAGACAGTATTCAGCTCGACCTGGGCGAATCCCTCTACCAGAAGCTCAAGAGCGCAGGTCTTGATGCACTTCTCGACGATCGCGGCGAACGGGCTGGGGTGAAATTCAAGGATGCAGATCTCATCGGCATTCCTTGGCGAATCGTGGTCGGACGGGACGCCACCGAGGGGCAGGTGGAGCTGATGGAGCGCGCGACACGAACCAGTGAGACGCTGCCTCATGAGGACGCACTCAAGCGGTTGATCGACACCATCCCGGCAGGGGTGCGGATTTGA
- the psb27 gene encoding photosystem II protein Psb27 has product MQDALNHLSRQLRSFTLALCLGLSLLLTACGDSVSMLTGDYVEDTVAVVHTLQTTLALPVDAEGLQDSEREAHDLINDYMSRYRPQPRVNGLSSFTTMQTALNSLQGHYNTYTNRPVPDDLRARVDKELGKAEKAVLRGT; this is encoded by the coding sequence ATGCAAGACGCGCTGAACCACCTGAGCCGCCAGCTCAGAAGCTTCACCCTGGCTCTCTGTCTCGGGCTGAGCCTGTTGCTTACCGCCTGTGGAGATTCCGTCTCCATGCTTACCGGTGACTACGTCGAAGACACCGTGGCCGTGGTTCACACGCTGCAGACCACGCTGGCCCTGCCAGTGGATGCCGAGGGACTTCAAGACTCAGAACGTGAGGCCCACGATCTGATCAACGACTACATGTCGCGCTATAGGCCGCAACCCCGTGTGAATGGGCTGAGCTCGTTCACCACAATGCAAACCGCCCTGAATTCCCTGCAGGGCCACTACAACACCTACACCAATCGTCCGGTGCCGGACGACCTGAGAGCCAGGGTCGACAAAGAGCTCGGCAAAGCTGAAAAAGCTGTGCTGCGCGGCACCTGA
- a CDS encoding adenylosuccinate synthase: MSLANVVVIGAQWGDEGKGKITDLLSRSADVVVRYQGGVNAGHTIVVDERVLKLHLIPSGILYPETDCLIGSGTVVDPKVMLGELDMLIENGIDISGLKLSSTAHVTMPYHRLLDEAMEKQRGDRKIGTTGRGIGPTYADKSQRSGIRVIDLLDEERLRDRLDGPLKEKNQLLQTIYGVEPLDAEAVISEYLAYGKRLAPHVVDCTREIHQAARNKKNILFEGAQGTLLDLDHGTYPYVTSSNPISGGACIGAGVGPTLIDRVIGVAKAYTTRVGEGPFPTELEGSLNDHLCDRGGEFGTTTGRRRRCGWFDGVIGRYAVGVNGLDCLAITKLDVLDELDELQVCVAYDLDGERIEHFPSCAEEFARCKPIFETLPGWQCSTEECRSLEDLPDKAMAYLRFLADLMEVPIAIVSLGAGRDQTIVVEDPIHGPKRALLSA; this comes from the coding sequence GTGTCTTTGGCCAACGTTGTCGTCATCGGTGCGCAGTGGGGCGACGAGGGGAAAGGAAAGATCACAGATCTCCTCAGCCGCTCCGCTGATGTCGTCGTCCGCTATCAGGGCGGTGTCAACGCTGGCCACACGATCGTTGTGGATGAACGTGTGCTCAAGCTGCACCTCATCCCATCGGGAATTCTTTATCCGGAGACCGATTGCCTGATCGGATCCGGCACCGTCGTGGATCCCAAGGTGATGCTTGGCGAGCTCGACATGCTGATTGAGAACGGCATTGATATCTCCGGGTTGAAGCTGTCATCGACAGCCCACGTGACCATGCCGTACCACCGCCTATTGGACGAGGCGATGGAGAAGCAGCGTGGTGATCGCAAAATCGGCACCACCGGCCGTGGCATCGGTCCCACCTATGCCGACAAGTCACAACGCAGTGGCATCCGGGTGATCGACCTGCTCGATGAAGAGCGGCTGCGGGATCGTCTTGACGGTCCGCTCAAGGAAAAGAATCAGCTGCTGCAAACCATCTACGGCGTGGAACCCCTCGACGCCGAGGCGGTGATCAGCGAATACCTGGCCTACGGCAAACGCCTCGCTCCCCATGTGGTGGATTGCACCCGCGAGATTCACCAAGCGGCCCGTAACAAGAAAAACATCTTGTTTGAAGGTGCTCAGGGCACCCTTCTTGATCTCGACCACGGCACCTACCCGTACGTCACCTCCTCCAACCCCATTTCCGGCGGAGCCTGCATCGGAGCCGGGGTGGGTCCGACCCTGATTGATCGGGTCATCGGCGTTGCCAAGGCCTACACCACGCGTGTCGGCGAGGGACCGTTTCCCACTGAGCTTGAAGGCAGCCTCAACGACCACCTCTGTGATCGCGGCGGTGAATTCGGCACCACTACAGGCCGCCGCCGACGCTGTGGCTGGTTTGATGGCGTCATCGGTCGCTATGCGGTTGGGGTCAACGGTCTCGATTGTCTGGCGATCACCAAGCTTGATGTGCTCGACGAACTCGACGAGCTTCAGGTGTGTGTGGCCTATGACCTGGACGGCGAACGCATCGAGCATTTCCCCTCTTGCGCGGAGGAGTTCGCACGCTGCAAGCCCATCTTCGAAACTCTGCCCGGCTGGCAGTGCTCCACGGAAGAATGCCGCAGCTTGGAGGATCTTCCGGACAAGGCGATGGCCTACTTGCGCTTCCTAGCGGATCTGATGGAAGTGCCCATCGCGATCGTGTCGTTGGGTGCCGGTCGGGATCAGACCATCGTGGTGGAAGACCCGATTCATGGACCCAAGCGCGCTCTGCTGAGCGCTTGA